A window of Cryptomeria japonica chromosome 3, Sugi_1.0, whole genome shotgun sequence contains these coding sequences:
- the LOC131056638 gene encoding coatomer subunit alpha-1-like, whose translation MAQREVGFGLNWRGKDRRNAGLRRNAANTLEQRECKMLSKFETKSDRVKGLSFHPKRPWILASLYSGVIQLWDYRMGTLIDTFDEHDGPVRGVHFHKSQPLFVSGGDDYKIKVWNYKMRRCLFTLLGHRDYIRTVYFHNKYPWIVSASDDQTIRIWNWQSQVCISVLSGHNHFVMCASFHLKEDLVVSASLDQTIRVWDVSALRKKTVSPAADILKLTQMSTDLFGGGDVVVKYILEGHDRGVSWASFHPSLPLIVSGADDYQVKIWRMNDTKAWEVDTLRGHVHNVCCVLFHARQDIIVSNSEDKSIRVWDMSKRTRVQTFRREHDRFWILSAHPEVNLLAAGHDSGMIVFKLERERPAYVVSGGSLLYIKDRFLRTYDFATQKDNPLIPICRLGSSGPNQGPRSLSYNPTECSVLICSDVDGGAYELYDAPRESLGRSDSIHEAKRGIGGSAVFIARNRFAVLNKIHNQVTIKNLNNEVTKKCDLPFSADTIFFAGTGNLLCRSEDSVILFDLQQRTNIGEIRAPNVKYIVWSNDMENVALLSKHTIIIASKKLSERCKLRETIRVKSGAWDDNGIFIYSTLNHIKYCLPNEDSGIIRTLDVPVYITKVSGSSLYCLDRDGKNRVIQIDISECVFKLALMKKQYDEVMRIIRDSQLCGQAIIAYLQQKGFPEVALHFARDERTRFNLAVESGNIQIAVASAKEIDEKEHWHKLGVEALRQGNADIVEYAYQRTKDFEQLSFLYLITGNLDKLTKMLRIAEIKNDVNGQFHNALYLGDIEERIKILQESGHLPLAYVTASVHGLTDIADTLAADLGGNLPTLPSGKRSSLLMPPVPILRGGDWPLLKVIKGIFEGALQNSAGTAYEEEDQGNGADWGEDIAIENANGEVIMADDKEVTVGEDKDGGWDMEELELPQDVGITHDTLFVTPTQDMPVSQIWIQDSSLAGEHAAAGSFDTALELLNRQLGITNFSPLKPIILDLYMGSHVFLPALASAPVMPLAVERSRNDIGSPNVRGPPALVYSLSVVEEKRRVAYRATTEGKFSEALRLFVNILHIIPIIVVDTRKEVDDVKKLIGIAKEYVLGLRMEIKRKEIKDGALRQQELAAYFTHCKLQIVHLRLALLNAMGICYKGGNYSTAANMACRLLETDPPTSHATKASQVLQACERNLQDANQVNYDFRNPFVVCASSFTPIYHGQKSVSCPYCTSQFVPTMSGKICTICNLSIVGSDASGLLCSATQTR comes from the exons ATGGCCCAAAGGGAAGTCGGTTTTGGTCTGAACTGGAGAGGAAAGGACAGGAGAAATGCTGGCCTTCGTAGGAATGCTGCTAATACCTTAGAACAGCGTGAATGCAAAATGCTGAGCAAATTTGAAACCAAGAGCGATAGGGTAAAGGGGCTAAGCTTTCATCCCAAAAGGCCATGGATCCTTGCCAGTCTTTACAGCGGAGTCATTCAGTTATGGGACTATCGGATGGGAACTCTGATAGACACATTTGATGAGCATGATGGGCCTGTTCGAGGAGTACATTTTCACAAATCACAGCCATTATTTGTGTCTGGAG GTGATGACTACAAGATTAAGGTCTGGAACTACAAGATGCGGCGATGCCTTTTTACACTACTAGGGCACCGTGACTACATTCGTACAGTTTATTTCCATAACAAGTATCCTTGGATTGTTAGTGCAAGTGATGATCAAACGATAAGGATCTGGAATTGGCAATCTCAAGTTTGCATATCTGTTCTTAGTGGTCACAATCATTTTGTGATGTGTGCCTCTTTTCATCTCAAGGAGGATCTGGTTGTTTCCGCATCATTGGATCAAACTATTCGTGTGTGGGATGTAAGCGCTTTAAGGAAAAAAACTGTTTCTCCTGCTGCTGATATCTTGAAGCTGACACAGATGAGCACTGATCTCTTTGGAGGTGGTGATGTTGTTGTGAAGTATATTCTTGAGGGACATGACCGTGGTGTAAGCTGGGCCTCCTTTCATCCTAGCTTACCATTAATTGTGTCTGGTGCAGATGATTACCAAGTTAAAATTTGGCGGATGAATG ATACAAAGGCTTGGGAAGTTGACACGCTAAGAGGACATGTACACAatgtgtgttgtgtgttgttccATGCACGCCAAGACATTATTGTTTCAAATTCTGAAGATAAAAGTATCCGAGTGTGGGATATGTCCAAGCGTACAAGAGTCCAAACTTTTCGTAGAGAGCATGATCGGTTCTGGATTCTTTCTGCACATCCAGAAGTAAATCTTCTGGCAGCTGGGCATGACAGTGGGATGATTGTCTTCAAATTGGAGAGAGAGAGGCCTGCCTATGTCGTCTCTGGGGGCTCGCTACTATATATCAAGGATCGTTTTCTGCGTACTTATGATTTTGCAACTCAAAAAGACAATCCACTAATACCAATTTGCAGACTTGGTTCCAGTGGCccaaatcaagggccaagatctttGTCATACAATCCAACAGAGTGTTCTGTTTTAATATGTTCAGATGTTGATGGTGGTGCCTATGAACTTTATGATGCGCCAAGGGAAAGTCTTGGTAGGAGTGATTCAATACATGAGGCaaagagaggaataggaggatctgcTGTGTTCATTGCAAGGAATAGGTTTGCTGTTCTTAACAAGATCCATAATCAGGTTACTATAAAGAACTTGAATAATGAGGTGACAAAAAAGTGCGATCTTCCATTCAGTGCAGATACAATTTTCTTTGCAGGGACAGGCAACCTACTTTGTAGATCAGAAGATAGTGTAATTCTTTTTGATCTGCAACAGAGAACAAACATAGGGGAAATTCGTGCACCAAATGTCAAGTACATAGTTTGGTCCAATGATATGGAGAATGTAGCCTTGCTTAGTAAGCATACAATCATTATTGCAAGCAAGAAGTTGTCAGAGAGATGCAAATTACGTGAGACTATACGTGTCAAGAGTGGGGCTTGGGACGACAATGGCATTTTTATTTACTCAACTTTGAATCACATAAAATATTGCTTGCCAAATGAAGATAGTGGTATCATCAGAACGCTTGATGTTCCGGTATACATAACAAAGGTTTCTGGGAGTTCTCTTTATTGCCTCGATAGAGATGGTAAGAACCGAGTTATACAGATAGATATTAGCGAGTGTGTATTCAAGCTggcattgatgaagaagcaataTGATGAAGTGATGAGGATAATTAGGGATTCTCAGCTCTGTGGACAGGCCATAATAGCTTACCTGCAACAGAAGGGATTTCCAGAGGTGGCCCTTCACTTTGCTAGAGATGAGAGAACTCGTTTCAACTTGGCTGTGGAGAGTGGAAACATTCAAATAGCTGTTGCTTCTGCAAAAGAGATTGATGAGAAGGAACATTGGCACAAGCTAGGAGTTGAAGCCCTTCGGCAGGGTAATGCTGATATTGTAGAGTATGCATATCAACGGACAAAGGATTTTGAACAGCTTTCCTTTCTATATCTGATTACTGGTAATTTAGATAAGTTGACAAAGATGTTGAGGATTGCCGAAATAAAAAATGATGTAAACGGCCAGTTTCACAATGCATTATATTTGGGTGACATTGAAGAGCGCATTAAGATTTTGCAGGAATCTGGTCATCTACCACTTGCTTATGTCACTGCATCTGTTCATGGTCTTACGGATATTGCTGACACTCTTGCAGCTGATTTGGGAGGCAATCTTCCAACTCTACCTTCAGGAAAGAGATCATCGCTTCTGATGCCTCCTGTACCAATTCTGCGTGGCGGTGATTGGCCTTTGCTTAAGGTTATCAAAGGTATTTTTGAAGGTGCTTTGCAAAATTCTGCTGGTACAGCTTATGAAGAAGAGGACCAAGGAAATGGTGCTGATTGGGGTGAAGACATTGCTATAGAAAATGCAAATGGCGAAGTTATAATGGCAGATGACAAAGAAGTTACAGTTGGAGAGGATAAAGATGGGGGATGGGATATGGAGGAGTTGGAACTTCCTCAAGATGTTGGAATCACTCATGATACATTGTTTGTAACACCAACACAAGATATGCCAGTTAGCCAAATTTGGATACAAGATTCTTCTCTTGCTGGTGAGCATGCGGCTGCAGGCAGTTTTGATACAGCTTTGGAGTTGCTAAATCGTCAACTTGGGATTACTAATTTCTCGCCATTGAAGCCTATAATTTTGGATCTGTATATGGGCAGTCATGTGTTCCTTCCAGCCCTTGCTTCTGCACCTGTTATGCCATTAGCAGTAGAAAGAAGTAGGAATGACATTGGGAGTCCAAATGTTAGGGGTCCCCCCGCCTTGGTATACAGTCTTTCTGTAGTTGAGGAGAAACGGAGAGTAGCTTACAGGGCAACGACAGAAGGTAAGTTCAGTGAAGCATTGAGGCTATTTGTGAACATTCTGCACATTATCCCAATTATTGTAGTAGACACAAGAAAGGAAGTTGATGATGTAAAAAAGTTGATTGGAATTGCCAAAGAATATGTTCTTGGTCTTCGAATGGAGATCAAGAGAAAAGAAATCAAAGATGGTGCTCTCCGCCAACAGGAGCTTGCAGCTTATTTCACTCATTGCAAACTTCAGATAGTTCATTTAAGATTGGCTTTGCTAAATGCAATGGGCATCTGTTACAAGGGTGGGAACTATAGTACAGCGGCAAACATGGCATGTCGGCTTTTAGAAACTGACCCTCCAACAAGCCATGCAACAAAGGCTAGTCAAGTCCTTCAAGCCTGTGAGAGGAATTTGCAAGATGCAAACCAGGTAAACTATGACTTCAGAAATCCTTTTGTTGTCTGTGCTTCAAGTTTTACTCCAATATACCATGGCCAGAAAAGTGTTTCATGTCCATATTGTACATCACAGTTTGTTCCTACTATGTCTGGAAAGATTTGTACCATATGCAATCTTTCAATTGTGGGTTCAGATGCATCTGGACTACTTTGTTCTGCTACTCAAACAAGGTGA